DNA from Lonchura striata isolate bLonStr1 chromosome 5, bLonStr1.mat, whole genome shotgun sequence:
CACATGTTTTGCACACTGAgcattgttttcttcctttacaCTCAACAGCTATCTTGGCAAAGGACTTACTGAGCACACTGCATCTTCTGGTTGCAATAGCAAAGCACTTTGAACCCACCCTGGCTCTGCCTCCAAATGTTCAAGTGGAGACAATCATCATCGAGGTATTTGTAGTTTCAGTATTTGTTACAGATCCTAGAAGTCCTTTCCCAAGGCAAACCTGCTTAGAATTAGGAgcagctgtgtgtgcagctgtgaAACAGATACTAGTATTTCCTGTAAACCACACCTTTcagtttctgaattttttgggttAGATTGAGTATTCAGTTTGGATACTCTAtctttaaaaggggaaaaacactatgctctttttcttcctcagccAAACAAGGGAATGGTCCAAACTGAAAGCAGATGTTGATCTCTGTAAAGAAGCAAATGAAGAAATTCTGCTGTTACTGtctctaaatattttaaaatagaagatTGTATTCATAAATCATGAAGGCTTTTAATGCTGAATTTAGGTGACAGGAGTTCTTACTCCCCTTCCATTGGGGTGACATTTTGGTAGTTTTCTCTGCAAGCAGATATCTACATGCTGTCTTCCTCTATTTTGTTTCTTCAAGTCAATTCTGAGACTGTAGGAGGATACTGAATATCCTACAATTTGGGATATAGTTGCAAAAATTAGCACCACCAGTGTATGTAAACACAGAATGTTTTTCACTGCATAAAAGGGAAGAGCAGCAAACACCAATGACTTGCTCTGATGGGGAAGTAAGAGATTTCCtgttggagactgaagagagcagaaggaaacagaaatctCTCAAAACACCTGTGCTAACTGTACTGGAGTTATTGAATAAATGCCCTGTTATAATTATTTAAGGCAGCAGACAGGTCATGAAAGCTtgtttatggatttttttttttttgtgtgacaAACCCAACATTGTTTATTGTCCTTTCAACAGACCACCTCCGGAGGATTAAAGACATCAAATGCAGTGGAATATATCACAGAAAACAAGTAAGAGGGGATATATCTGGTTTTTACACTGTCAATCAGAAAAGAAACGTTGTGGGTGTGTTCCTCCTTACAAAAAGTAGCTGGGATCATGATGATGAAAAAGGTGTAAGCCCAGACATGCATATGCATGTGAGTTGTTTCTcttatttcttcccttttttttttttttattccctcttCCTCTTTGGCATTATGGTGCAATACCTTTATTTATTCTATATATAAAACAATATATGTGATTATTCCTTAAGCTTAGCATTTGTTATTGCCATGGAATTTCATAGCAAATATAGTAACAAAATTCCAGTACTGTAAATTTACCTGTGCCAGACTAAACTAGAAATTTTCTAAAGCCACAAAGGTTTAAATCTACTTGAAATTTGCTGCTatcttgtttttaaataaagagaaaggaggcaattattttcttattttattgtGAAAGAAATCTTTTTAGCTTGCTGAGTGTGCGAGGTACTGCCATTATTAAAGGAGTTTAGTTGGATACAATTTATATACCAAAAAAAATGCATATCATTCTAAGAACTAGAAACAGATTTTCCTACTATCATCTTCAAGCTCTAATATCATGAGCAGCTTATTGCAAGAGGATATTGAGGATTGTGCttgtaaaataaatgttcatTGGTGTGTGAGCCAGTTAAAATCTCATATACTTCCAAGACCCTACACAGATACACAATCTACTTAAAAATGTCTGTTAGAAAGTCACTCTGGCATAAAGATAATGCCACCTTGAATTCTATTTCCTGCTTTACAGGATAGCAGATAAGCAAAGCTTATGAATAAGATCAGCTCTGCTGAATCATTTTTCTAATTCTTGCTTCTTATTGCACTTCCAGGGAGACCAAAGGAGCGCAGTCAAGTAAGTGCTGGCATTGCCAAGTTCAGTGTTTCATTATGTGCTTTTATACACTATGTCCTGATCCATTTTTACCCCATGATAAAATCAGCATGCTCCCACTAAAGTTAATGGAGattcatggatttttttcctggtgttttcTTCCAAAAGCCTTCTGTTAATGCCTGATCATACCAAGAGAATACAGCTTGGAAAGTGGGTGGTCACTTTGCCTGTGGGCTACAGGCAACTGATGGGAGGGGGGACAGGGCACGAAGGGGGGTTGATGACCCAAAAAAGAAACCTGGCAGAGGGCAAAATGCCAGCTTGGATTTGTGCATGGACCATGCTCACTGTTGGAACTATTTATAAAGGCTTCAGAGCTGTGCTTCTCATTGCTACCGGTTTTTGTACTTTCCTTCCCACAGTTTGCAAATGAGATTTTGAAATCCACTGGTACTGGGTTGTGGATGGCAGCTCGGTCAAGCAAAATTCCCAGAGCTTTTACCCTTAGGGTTTTTGAGGGCTGGGAAACACTTGAGGTGAAAAATGTCCCTGTGTGCAAAGCCTGCAGAAGGGTTCAGTGTGAGCTGCTCTTCCCTGCCGCAAAGGAGCACACAGAGAACCAAGGCAACCATTTCAATTCTCTGCTTTTTGTGTCCTTTATTTTAGCATTTTCATCCTTTGCAGAGGTGCAAACTATATAATTTAATATCTATTTATCACTTATTCCACTGAGTGATCTATAGTGTGGGCTGAAATTGTGAAAAACACTCCAACTCTTACCCTCTGccctaaacaaaaaaaaagaaaaaaaattaaaaaagaaaataacactagaaaaaaaaatgaagaaaaaaaatcccaacccatAATTAGGTGTTTCTTCTAGTGGGCTGATTCTGCTGGGAGGAGAAATCTGCAATTCACTCTTCAAGATGCTCTCTATTTTTGACACAGCCTTAGCAAAGAGAGAAATCCCAAAGCGTGGCTCCAGAAGAGGGCTCTCTCTGATTTCCTTGATGGATTCACCTATTCCCTGACACTGCTTCCACAGCAACCCTCAACAGGCAGAACAGAGAAACCTGAGGAATCCCTTTCATAAAGGAACCTTCTCTGTCATTGTCTTTGGGGAGGAATTTCCCTTAAGCAAAGCTGCCTTTGCTTTCCTGTGCTGTAGAAGCTGCTTCTCCATTTAATTGTGCTGCCAgagtttcaaatattttgctcaTGCTTGAACCAGAGCTGGGTTGTGGCTGGGTGAGGAGGTGGATCCTGCCTTTGCTGCACCTGGGCAGAAAAGGGAAGTGAGGGTGGGACtcgtttattttctctttattgctAGAATTGATTTAATTTCCTTGGAAGTTTTAGACTCCTGCTAGTTcttgggcacagctctgctggcatcAGCTCCTTGCCCACTTTAAACTGGGTGGCAGAACTGGCGGGTTTTGAGGTCTCTGAGTTTTCAGAGGAAGGGCAACTTCTCCATATCTTGCTTGTGGTTTTTTGAAGGAAGgaggctgggttttttttccccaagtttgGTGTAACTGAAATTTCTGTTTAGGGAGAGCAGTAAAACATACAGCTCTTCTGCTCCCTGCATTTTATCCCAGAGGTTCAGggttaaaaaaacctaaaaaagtGAAAAGTTATAAACTGTGGTGATGTAAAACTTAGCCAGTGTTTAGAATGGTGGCAGCACAAACTGAAAACCTCTGCAGGTGAAAATTACAGAACTGAATGAAGTAAATAGTTTTCTCTGATGTGGTCAAGCTGAAGGAAGCCTGTCATCCTGTCCTCTGATAAATATAAAAGAAGCATCTTTCTctgcctccctgctgctcttTTCCTCCTTGGATTCTAAGTTGTATATACCTTTCTCCTTCTGTAACCACATTAAAGCTCTGATCTCTCAGttattaaaaatgaaaccaaTTAATGTTGTTTTGATACAGAAGATGATGCCTTTGATGAATTATTTAGCTGTGCTCCAGATAAACTGGATGCTGTAAAAAAGGTAATTTACTTTTTAGTAGACATCAAAATCTGTTAGGCTCAGCTTAAATActggaaaagttatttttttcctttcactttcttctctttcttttttctttaggCACTTTTGCAATTTGTTGACCAGCATGTTGGAAAATTAGGATTAAATGTGAAAGACATTGAATCTCAGGTAGTGTACTCCAAGCTACATGTTACCCAAGTTTTGTCAGCCATTGGCATGTTTCCTCTCACCATTAGGAATTCTCCTTTTTATTGCAGTAATTTGAAATTTGGCAACATAATGATTTCCAGGTTTAAGTTAAGATATCAAGCTTTGGTCTCTGAGGTTCTGAAGCTAATAATTAATGCAAGAATATAGCCTGTGTATTGAATGCTGCCCTTGTAATGCTACAGGACGTAATTTTCAGAGTCAGCCCAACTCCTAAGGGTGCTTTCTTTGTCAGGATGGAAATAAAGGTGTCCTGAACATTAAAATGAAAGCCAAGTTGATTGCTGTATTTAGTGATTGTTGATGCTGCATTTGCTTCATGGTATGAAGGCCTTATTTTCATCACATTTCAAAATCTCATCCTCTGAATGTAGAGCTTCTTTAGAGTATGAAATTGCAAGAGAATTTTGGCTAAGCACCCTGGCTTTGTTGAACAGGGTTCTCTTCTGGATTTTTCCACTGGGCAActgtgagaaaagaaaattttcaagtGTTTTGTCATGCATAACTAGGCACAATTTTCTATTGTTTATAGTTATGTATTTATGCTCATCTGAAGTGTTTTCCTATTTGGAAGAGTTTGCTTTAATAGCTGTCCTTTTACCAGGttgtattttcataaatatGAATTTCGGAGCCTTATCGAACTAAATAAGAAGTTCAGTGTGGAAGAGGTTGAGGGAGCTGAGTCATTAGACTGTCTCCTTACCTGAgcaacattttatttcctttattgatAGAATGGCATTTACTGGAATGTTTTACTAAAGCCAAATAATTTTTAGGTCATTCTTATCTAGTTTTCAGATGGGGTTATCTTACTTCTCCTAACTGGACAACTAGAGGGTTACTTTCTGAATTtaaggaatttcttcctgactCCAGCCAGCACCATGGAGATGGTAGGTTGTTCTGTCATTATTTAGAGCTTGAGCCACCAAACTGTGTGCTTTGCCTCTTGcttccactgctgctgctgtgtgtgaagTCCCATGCCCACGGTGTTTGCAggaggggggtttggggcagtgCCAACACAGGCTGTCAAAATATCTCAGAACAGGTCAGTGTCCTCTTCAAAATTAGCATCTCATGGGAGGCAAACACCTGTTACTTGCACTTGTTTGGCATGGCCACGCTTCTGCAGCCTTCTGATGAAATTCAGGGCTCTGTGTGCTGGGGAATGGGTGTGTTCTCTTCTACCAGTTTGTCCTGCAAACAGGATTTGAAGAGGATGAAACATCTTACATAGCAGAACTGGATCTTTGTGAGTTTCTTTTTGCTGCCTTAAAAACATACATTAATCAAGAACATGGCCAGAACATTTTGAAGGCCCTGTCTGTGTTTGGGTAGCTCTTGAGAGTTTACATCCTTTCCTCCCCCGAGGTTGGGGGCTGCAACATACTCAGCCAGACCTGCTTGCCACCTTTTTCCACCTCTACTAGGCAGATTTCATCTGTGCTTTAAAAGTAAAAGCTGTCACCAGCCAGAAGGAAGTGTGTGCTGGGCTGCCTCCTCCGCAGGTCTAGAATGTTGATATATTTTGAGATATTTGAGGTATTTTCAGATTGTCTCTAGCGTGGGTAGGCTTTTATTCATTTGGGTCTCTGAGTAGCTCTGAAAATTTTGAAACTGTAGCTATTTTTCCTGGTTTGTGCTCAAATCTCTGGAAGTGAAATGTGTCAGATCTTTTTTGCTTGAGAGctgccagagaagaaaatctctcCTCTGGCATGGTTTGCATTACGGCTTCCCTGTGCAAATGAAGCTTTCATCTTTTTCCCAACCTTGGCAGAATTTAATGCCCCTGGGCAATATTTATTTGTAACAAAAATTCTCAGCGGTCCTatattaacaaataaatattcCCATGGAGCTTTTCATCAGAAAGTTTAAAAGAACAATTCTTTGGCACCTAGGTTCAAATGTCATCAAAATTTCATTGCAGTCAGTTGGTAACTGTTTCgagtattaggaaaaaaaaaaagtgggtttttttttttaatctaagaacagggaaaatatattttgaaggGTCTAATCAGACATAATCAAAGCATTTCCTAAgagttgtttttcttccctttctcttccaCTCAGTTTTCAAAATTGTTTTGTCTGTTCCCATGAGTTGGACAgaaatttttaacttttctgtTCGCTTTATTCAGAGGAATAAACGGAATAGATTCTTATTTAAAATTCCATAAACAatcattttctttttggttcAGCCCTATTCTAGCCTCACAGATATCTTTCTGGAAATGAGCTAGCCCTAAAATTCTGGTACAAATCAAAGCTCAGACTTCCTGATTCTTACCCTGCCCATCACTGGCATCAGAGAAGAATAGAATGGGGTTGGGTACTGCTTCAATACAATTCTTTACATAACGTGTACTACATTTACAAAAcgtaataatttcattttagcaAAGTTACTCCCAAGGACTGGACTTGCTGTTGAACACTTTGCCAAAGTGGTATTTCCCATTTGTTTCTCCTCTGATGCTCATTACAAAATGAAAAGCGGGATGACAACTAAAAATATCGATCGGCCATAGTTCAGCTGTCATTCGTACACAAAGTGTGTCTTTCAATTCCCCTGTGCTTTCTAACTCCCTGTCATTTTAGACATTAATTGCTGCAGTAAAGTATAAAGATATAGCCTCTGCTGGGATTTAAAAGATCTCATTTGTTGTTGGAATGGTGACAACCACATGCACTGTTGGGATCAGTGTGGTGCATCCACCATACAGTTCCTTCTAACCAAAGCCATTTAATGACAGAAATTTAGGAGGTGATCAATTTTGAGGTGCAAAAAGATAACGCTGCATGTGGGCAGGTTTGTtgcagggttttttggggtgtttattGCCAAAAAAAGGCACTTAAAAGTAACTGTAAAGAAGTGCAGCCCTGGGTGCTTATGAGTGTAGAAAGGTGTGTGTTTTCTGAGACAAAAAATATGATCACAAAATAGTTCAGGCTGAAACTAGGGGTGATATCTGTGCAGTCAGGAGATGAAGAAGATGATGATGGAGGGCTTGTGTGCTTGTCAGAACTGGTTCTTTGGCCAAAGCAGGCCCAGAGCTGAAACACCCCAGATGTCCTGGCCACTGCCCAGTTGTAAGTTCAAGAAAACTGTCCAGCTCTTTTGAGTCAGGAAGCACAGCTGGACAAAGCATCTTATTTTCAAGGCTTCCCTTTCTTGGATAATTATTACTATTTCTGTCTGAAGGTGCTTTTTGAAGTGTGCATGTTGCCATTCCTTGAAAATCCCCAATGCATTGCAGAGAGGGAAATATGCCTTTTTAGCTGTGTTGGTTCACTAAGGAAACATTTGATTTATTCATTCCAATCAGTAAACTGTGTAGAACTGCATGTTCTTAAGCTCTCCTGTCTGCTGACCATCAGAGGAAGGAAACCAACCTGAATCCAAACAGGCAGCCTCAGTTACTTGTAAACCAGAGAACCAGGTGAAATATAAATCTGTTGCTTCACTTCAGAGCACAGGGGTTTTGCTTGGCTTATGCAGGGGGGACTCCTGTGCTTGTTGTCACAACATAACAGGGAACAGCGACCTCCAAAAGGAAGAATTGTCCAGTAGTTCAGGGAAGGCAGGAAAAGACAATCTGAAGTTCATTCAGGTCTTATTACTCCTTTAGAGGAAGGGAATTTGCTAATTACCAGCCAAGTAAACAACTATCCTTAAGCTGTTAGAAGGGgttattacttttaaaaaatcgATTACAACTCCTGCTTATGTGTGTGATGCTGCTTTTATGTGGGGAAGGGAGGTAAAAAGCAATGAGGAAGAAATCCTCAGTCTTCATTCATACATGTGGGATGAATTTCTGATGAGTGTTATGAAGGATATAATTACTACTATTAATGTGAATAGACATTTTAGAAGTACAACAGAACCTTCTAGCTAACAAGCATACCTGATCTTTGCAATTCTAAAGAAAATATAGAGAACTTTCCCCTTTTCATTTGTTCCAAGTGTGGTAAGCATATGgacattgtttaaaaaataccCAGAAATAGCTCCATGCATCCATTAGATCAAGTTAGGAATCTAGCCTGTTTTCCTCATTAACACAAGTCTTTCGCATGCAAggtctatttttaaataaatggatTCTTCTGCCCACCTCATGGGATATGTTTTGCTGGAGATGGATTTTACATCTAATTTTATATGATAATTGGTAAAAATTCTGAAGAGCACTTCATCAAAACTGAGGAGAGGAATATGAGTACATATTTATGAATGTTCCTTTGAATCATCTTCAGCTACTagagaaatactttttaaaaccTTCTGTTGGTTAGGAAATATTGTCAGCTATATTAAtatatctctctctctccaacAGCTCCACAATGTTAACCTGGCACTGGAGTTGCTAGCAGAGGGAGGCCTTCTGAATTTCCCTGTGAACTCTGAAGGTGAGTCATAACATGCAAACTTACCTGGAATAGAATTGCTAACGTCCCAGCTTAGCAATAGTTTGGATAATTGCAGGAAGCAGGTTCTGGAAATGACACTGGCACATTTCATTATGTGGCTGCTCTACAGCTCCTCATGCAGAATGAACTGTAGAGGTATATGAACTTCTTTTtgaaaaaatcattatttctaTACTAAAAAAGTTGGATTGTTATAAGTTTAATAACTTTACACTAAACTTAAACTGTTTAGTAATTCAGTATTTGTTAAAATTTAAACCAGTGACAGCTTCTAGGGAAATtacagcagctgagctggaggcAAAGCTGTTTTCCTGTCTCATAAAAACTTTCAGTGCATTAAAAGCAAGCTTGTTTCTGTTGGAAGATATCTTGGAGAATTTCTGTGGAAAATCAGAAACACTGATCACTCTATTCAAACTCTGAAGAGTGGTGGGTCAGTGCTGAATATGAAAGTCACAGGTTTTTAGTTGCTGTTATGCTTGGTTCAGGCTTGGGAGCTGAATTTTGATCTCCTTCATGCAAGTGAATGCTTCCATCACTGAACCAATGTACATGCATGCCCCTCTTTCTTTCTccaccacaaaaacaaacaaacaagttCCATTTGGACAAGTCCAGTTTTCCAGTTCAAATTCTCCACAGAAAAATTTGGTGACAGTTCTTGATGGGAGGAGGGATGTGGTTAATTAATGAGTGGTGCTGTGGTTGCAGTCTGACCTCTTGAAGGGCACATAATGCCAACATTCCTCTACAAGCTTGTGGCTGAAAAAGGAAGtcaaatctttattaaaaataaaaagtattatttCAGTTCTAGCCCCCTGTTAGTTATTTGAGAGTGGGTGCATGTGCTGGGGACATAACACATTGGTATCATGGAGAGGGAGAAAGTATTTAGGGCTTCCTGTGTTGTtccttttgttctctttttccaCTACTGCTTTGGTGATGTCAGCAGTTTGCATGCTGGGCATTCACAAACTGTGGGCTTTTTGCTTTCCTGCACAGAGCTAGGAGCCTGGAAAGctaaagagcttttttttaTGTTCACATTAACAGAGTAATGGGTGTGGGCTCAGGTCTCCATGCTGAGATCCACCTTTTgtgtgaaaagaaataaatctgtgctttccttcctcccctctgGCTGTTCTGCACTGCCTCAAACACAGAGCTGATCAGTACAAGAAATACTGGTGCCAACATCCTCAAGTCCTTTACCTTCACTGGGGAAATCCTCAGCTAGTGAgtaaatttaatattatttatgaGTCCTTGCTAGAGCAACACTATTTAAACTCTTCAAGGATCTCATTTTACTAGTGTTTCTTTGTTAGTCTTTCTCCCAGTGATTTACAGCACCATAAGAAGAACAGAAACCCCTCTGAATCCATTACTCTCTTCCActgcaatttttaaataaaagagcaGTTTATCTGGTGAAGAAGCaagaagctgaaaaataaattaaaacaaaaccaaaccaaaacaaaaagaaccCAACAAAAACAATGCATCAAATGTCAGTAAAACGTTATGGAAAtattacaataaaaattaaagtgtcaacaaaaaaaaagtgtgcgAAAAATAATGATTTCTGACACAGAATAATCATAAAAACCTCAAGATATAAATCCCTATTAATTATCTACTCTGCTTTTTGCTAGTGAATTTCTTACTCTGCATTATTTGCCTTTATTTGTCTTCCAGCAACAGAGTGCAGCAGAAGTCCCTTTTCTTCATGCTAATTTAACAAATTATTACTTTCTACCTCTGTAGTTCCTATTTCACTTCCTCTTGCAATTCCATTGTCCAAGTTCACATTATGACTGGGGAAATGTGGGAGCCTGTCTTTGGCAGGTGCAGACTCATCCTGTTCCAGGGATTACTAATACTTCCCATCTGGTTTTGTTCTCTCTGCTTTGTGTATCCACAGATATTGTGAACGGAGATACGAAGGCTATAATGCGAGTTCTGTATTCCTTGTATTCCAACTACAGAACCAAGGAAGCATGAAGAGCAAGGCCAAGAGCTTGAGATGCCTtctttttgggctttttttttttgtccctagCAGACCATGGTGTGGTTTTTGGATTCCCAGCTTTGTTTGCCACTGCTCCTGGGCATTCACTGGTGTTTGACGCTTGCTATGTTAACACTGTATAGCAAATATGTTGTTCATGCAAGGTTTCACATACATAGCCTGAACAACTGTAATGTATGTCCAGAGCTGGAGTAATTCTAGGGCTGCAGCTCTTGTTCCAGATCCTGCCCTCTGTATTCTCTGAGCTCCCCAATGctgcaaagaaattaaatgtgtGTTTATTTTGGGCCCTGCATCCTTTGCTCTTGAAGGTGACTTTGAAAGTTCTTGCATCCTCCCCATTTTCCTGCTTTGGGAAGTCATTTGGgaagccagagagaaaaaagacCCAGCAGAGTGGGAGGGTTGAGACATACCTGAAGTTCAAACCTGCTTTAGAGAGgtggccagtgctgtcagataAAAGGATATGAATTGGATGCCAAATGAATAGGTAGCAAAATTGAATGTGAACTTACAGagtgttttataaatgtttcaGTGCTCATTTGCTCGAATATGGAAAAGGCACTCAGCACAATATGCTGGTGTGAGACTGCAGGAACAGGGGGTTCTCCTGCACAGCTGTAGAAGGATGCCCTT
Protein-coding regions in this window:
- the PARVG gene encoding gamma-parvin, producing the protein MDPDFLNAFTQPSTLDRFLTENVIAKGEKRKLIKPTSSNNPRLEELKLFLTDWINGTLKEEHIVVKSLEEDLYDGLVLHHLLENLGSLKLDVEKIALTEKKQRQKLSVILEAVAKCLQLEESQLKWSVESILAKDLLSTLHLLVAIAKHFEPTLALPPNVQVETIIIETTSGGLKTSNAVEYITENKETKGAQSKDDAFDELFSCAPDKLDAVKKALLQFVDQHVGKLGLNVKDIESQFSDGVILLLLTGQLEGYFLNLRNFFLTPASTMEMLHNVNLALELLAEGGLLNFPVNSEDIVNGDTKAIMRVLYSLYSNYRTKEA